The Anolis sagrei isolate rAnoSag1 chromosome 10, rAnoSag1.mat, whole genome shotgun sequence genome has a window encoding:
- the MTCP1 gene encoding protein p13 MTCP-1, with protein sequence MAEGEEDGDARSPPVRLWVRRTGVYCDENQKTWLVTPEEATGILQARIRRVQVPLGEAMRPSRLPASQLPHMWQLSEGQQYRDSNSRIWGIEHHLMITGVEELLLKLLSSD encoded by the exons ATGGCGGAAGGAGAGGAAGACGGCGATGCCCGGTCCCCACCTGTCCGCCTTTGGGTGCGACGGACGGGTGTCTATTGTGATGAGAACCAGAAGACATGGCTGGTGACACCCGAAGAGGCAA CAGGCATCCTCCAAGCTCGGATAAGAAGGGTCCAGGTCCCTCTGGGCGAGGCGATGCGCCCCAGCCGCCTCCCTGCATCCCAGCTGCCCCATATGTGGCAGCTCTCAGAGGGGCAGCAGTATCGGGATAGTAACTCCCGCATCTGGGGCATTGAACACCATTTAATG ATCACTGGAGTGGAGGAGCTGCTCCTGAAACTCCTGTCAAGTGATTAA
- the CMC4 gene encoding cx9C motif-containing protein 4, which yields MAQKDPCQKYACEIQKCLQANNYVESKCEAAIQEMRKCCVRYPKGRSISCSGFESEEKEKQKSGLAPKGFPTPRS from the exons ATGGCTCAGAAGGATCCCTGTCAGAAATATGCCTGTGAAATCCAGAAATGTTTGCAAG cAAACAACTATGTGGAATCTAAATGTGAAGCTGCCATCCAGGAGATGAGAAAATGTTGTGTCCGGTATCCAAAGGGCAGATCTATCTCTTGTTCAGGGTTTGAGtcggaggaaaaagagaaacagaagtcAGGACTGGCTCCCAAGGGATTTCCCACCCCACGATCCTGA
- the LOC132763218 gene encoding FUN14 domain-containing protein 2-like: protein MDLDLDLDDDDEEGEEPEPEEAGQLFRTLPLTGAHSCSSLVRLEQEAKRQRRAELQREKERAAAIMRGKQSVDEVLDLAEYTKRRPWWRKLFKPNSGSSAEKYSVATQLAIGGATGWCTGFIFQKVGKLAATAVGGGFFLLQVANHTGYIKVDWQMVERDVNKAKEQLKFRSSPNSELPPEVKTRVDEVIRFLKKNVILTGGFFGGFLLGLAS, encoded by the exons ATGGATTTGGATCTGGATCTGGACGACGACGACGAGGAGggggaggagccagagccggaagAGGCGGGGCAATTATTCCGGACGTTACCGCTGACTGGCGCCCATTCCTGTTCCTCATTGGTCCGCTTGGAGCAGGAGGCCAAGCGGCAGAGGCGAGCCGAGCTGCAGCGGGAGAAGGAGCGGGCCGCCGCCATCATGCGCG GAAAGCAAAGTGTCGATGAGGTGCTGGACCTGGCAGAGTACACCAAGAGGCGGCCTTGGTGGCGAAAGCTCTTCAAGCCAAACTCAGGGTCCAGCGCGGAAAAATACAGCGTGGCCACCCAGCTGGCCATTGGAGGAGCCACGGGATG GTGCACTGGCTTCATTTTCCAGAAGGTTGGGAAGCTGGCCGCGACTGCCGTGGGAGGAGGCTTCTTTCTGCTCCAG GTTGCCAATCACACAGGATACATCAAAGTCGACTGGCAAATGGTCGAGCGGGACGTGAACAAAGCGAAGGAGCAGTTGAAGTTCCGCAGCAGCCCTAACAGTGAGCTACCACCTGAAGTGAAGACCCGAGTGGACGAG GTGATCCGCTTTTTGAAGAAAAATGTTATCCTGACTGGAGGGTTCTTTGGAGGGTTTCTGCTTGGCTTGGCGTCTTAG